The genomic stretch cttaccatcatacaggttaaaaacaacatgaaggtgaAGAAATGATGACATGACTTTCATTCAAGGGAATAATTAGGACAGAAAATATTTACAGTTGTGTTTATCATTTGTTAgtgtgttttcatttaaaagatCATTACAATAACACACATGCACGTCCAGATACATTAGAGATGTGCTGATACTAGTGTTCAAAGATATTCTCATATGTGTTTAAACGACATACTGCAAACATCACTAAAGTGAACATGAGCGAGGATTTCAGAAAAATACTAAAGTGTAAAATCTTAGAGGAAACCGATATCAATATGACCCATGATACATGAAAGCATCCCATTAATGACGTATAACTGAGTGTTTTAACTGTTAGACATTAAAGCAAATAATATCACGGTTATTAAAGTACATTCTCTATAAAGGTAGAAGATATAAAAAGCTTTTCTGGCTGCTCAAATAGAAAGAAACTGGAGTATTTCAGTAAGATTGTCACTGTAGTAGAACCATTGTGCTTCTGAACTTCAGTCATGTGATGCAATGCTTTACTTTTTGAAGAATTTCTTGTTCAGGAGGAAGATGAGCAGATTGACGTTCACTTTGGCTTTATCAAACATCTTCATCACAGCAACACCTTCATACTGTAACTGCAGCAGATCctaaaacacagacacacacacacacacacacacacacacacacacacacacacacacacacacacacacacacacacacacacacacacacacacacacacacacacacacacacacacacacacacacacacacacacacacacacaggtcaCTTTTCAAGCATTAAGATGTTCAGCATCTTATGTAATGGCAGTGATATAACAGTTCATCTCCTGTAGCGTCTATATTCAGAGCTCACCTGATATTTCAGAGGGAATCTCTCCATGTCCACACCCATGAAACGAGCTTTCACCAGGAAGCATCCGTCCTGTTCAGCGGGCACGATATCAAAGATCACGTTCTTAAACCTACAGACAAACACATAAAAATCACAACACATCACAAACTACACAAAAGATTCAGTTTAGCACAGCCTCAAGTGCTACgacataataatataaatatacatacatgttgtTAATAAGTGTCATTGTTCTGTTAAATCTAGTCAACTATagttcattaaaataaataaataaacaggttGTGCAACACTTGTTATTAGACTGTTCTCTCTTAACCAATCAGCATTCAAAACGGCAACTCTCAGATTTGTTAAATGATTGtgttaatgtgtgtgtttgtgtatcataCTGTGTGATTGGCAGGTCCTCGATCTCCAGCAGGACTCCCTTCTCATGCAGACGTGCAGCCGTGTAGGTGAGAGCCGACTGCTGCTTCTTCTTACGGCTTTTATTCTCAGAAACATTCTTACCTTTGACTTTACTGAGAGACACAAACAGAGcacattaaacacacacattacaATACTCGCTCTGTGTGTAAGTAACAGTTTGCCTGTACTggagatattttaaagaatgtacTCATAAATCTAATGTAACATTTCTgtcttttcttttaaatgcccTGTCAGCTTCTAAGGCTATATTCATATTGAGAATAAAGtctaattaaataaagtaagactAGAAAAGATTTCAACAGGtggactgtgtgtgtgtgtgtgtgtgtgtgtgtgtgtgtgtgtgtgtgtccgtgatTGTACCTGGCTGTGAGGTTCTGCAGGCAGGTGTTGATGTATTGGTTGTAATAATCCACCTGTTCTGAGTGGAACGAGCTCTTTCCTTGGAGACCACACAGTGTCTGTCTGAGTTTGACCAGCTCGGCCTGACGCCTCTGACGATACACACGCTGATGACGGATgtcctacacaaacacacacacagcagtccATCAGCAGACGCACAATCTGACACGGTCAAACCAACACAACTGACTGGTGAGGTGTGCATTACTTTAGCGATGAGCTGTAAGATCTGTCCATGCGTGTCAGGTGGGCTGAGGATTCCCAGAGACTCGAGTCTCCTCAGATTCCTCTGGATTTTCCTCTTCTTCTCCTCTAGCGTCAGGTTACCGTCGGCAACAAGAGACTGATTCCGTTTCATTTTCTCTGGAGTTCGTTGGTCTCTCTGAGCGCGCTGATGCATCATCCAGCCGTGTTGCACCTCCTAAACACACACAGGCCTCATAATAAAACACTGTTTacattataatacatttatagAAGAAGTTTCTACTTAAAAGTTAATGTGTGAGTGGTCAGGGGTATTATCAGTACCTGATCTCTGGAGGCAGAGACTCGCAGCACCTCACTGAGCGTGTCACCAGGCTGCGTTCTGATCACATCAATTATCAGCTGCTTGGTGCTGAAGATGAAACAGACAAGAATGAAACATAACAGCCCATCATAACTCACAACACAAGACCTCCTGACAGCTCCAGCTCACCTCAGCAGAATTCCTCTGGCGTCAGACTGATCATCAGAGCTTCTGAACACATCAAACTTACTGGTGAGAGTCAGAGAAACCTCCGTCTTGGCTAAGGTCTGCTCGATGTTTGGATCTGCAGGGTTGATCTGCCCTTCtccaacacaaacacaacaacatCACTCTTAACATCTGAGTTCAGGTTCAGTTTAGACTCCAAGTGCAGCCGTGTTAAACCCATGCTAATaaacatgtccatttacaaccctaggaatcacctttataatgaaatggtctattattaacttatttaaaagggtcataaataataatgttgagctctgctctgattggctgtttctccttcagtagctctgtgtgtgtgtgtaaacagatcttattgtttgagtctgtatcagatgaagatacagattttgagaaataatcaattgtttggagatagATTGTTATTGGACGTTTCTGAATGGTAAGTTTGTGTCTTTTCAGTATGAACCtgcaaaatgtaactgtaacgtcaatagtagaacttcagcataaagcattaactagcatagagcgctaactcagcagtcataACTTTGTTTTAGAATTGTagcaacattgtaattaatttattgtTGTGATGTACATCTggactgtgatgtcacagttagtgttatgttgagattggtctgtttccAGCgctcttttgcatgcacaagatttacataaggaggaaacaatcgtgtatGACTACACGATTGCattctacagcacctttaacTGTGTCAACAGATGTTAGATTAATAAATACAGTAGGTAGCTCACAAGGGTTTGAAACACAGTCATGGTGGGTTGACGTACCAACAAGATCCTGTATGGTCGGCACAGAGCCCAGATCCTGCAGCAGCTGATGAAGAGGATCAGACTGATGAGGACACAGAGAATCCTGATGCTCCAACAGCAGCTacacaacaaacacagacaGCACTGATCTATTAGTCAAGAGAGACTTAAActaaataaatgataataattatgtttaaatgattgtgtaatATCACAGTGTGATAAATCTTCATAAGTATGTAAAGGATGAGACTGTGTGTTAATGTGAGTGTAGACTGACTCTGTGTGTGTTCAGAAGTTCACTGATGGAGATGTAGACGACCGGTCTGTTGAGGATTAAAGTCTCAGAGTACTCGTCGATATTAAAACGTTCCTCTGGATCAGGGACATCACACACAGCTCGCAGGAACTTCCTGTAGCGTGAGACAGAACAGAGATCAGACACAAACACGAACCGGTCTGAGTTTCTCCCGACTGATGGAAAACACTCACCTGAATTTGGCATGCGTGCGCGTGATGTATTCATTAAGGGCGTGCAGATGGGCGGAGTCTCCGTGAAAGTGTTTGAGCGCAGCGCTGTGCTGCAGGATTCGAGAGATGGAGCCCAGCGTGCGCCGCTGACCCGGGAGCAGAGCAGAACCGACTCCGAACTCAACCACGTCAAAACCGTCCGGAGCCACAACCGCAGGATTCATGTAGCGATAGTAGACCAGATTCCCCACAATCTTAttgtacacaaacacacaaatgtaaAACCATTGGCTGTCTTTCTGTGACATCACTACGAATAATTATCTGGAATTTTTGGTCAAAGTGGATTAAAAACAGAAGGAATAAATGATTTAAGGTTTTGAGTTAACATAAAAAAAAGTCTCTGCAGAGCACTAATGTACACACAGATGAAgtttaatataaatacaaaccTTATACAAATCATCTTCAGTGGCTTGTGGAAACTTCTCCTGTAGGGCGTCTCTCAAAACTTTAGCAGTATAACGCAAACCGTACCTGATAAAGACACACATCAAACATCTCAACAACACGCCATGTGAGGCCTAGTCCACATGTACACGGGCATTTTTATTAGGGTTGTAATGGTATGAGACTTCTAAGGTATGATAATCGTCTCAGAAACTATCACAGTTTCATTATTTGACGGTTTTAAACACTCATCATTATTATAATCATAAGCTACAATAACCcataaatttataaaaaaacagataGGGGTTTTGGGTTGAAcattgaaacttttttggaaaaaataaactttgattcttaatttattactatttttaattttaatcttttaaataaaatgatgaaATAGTCATTAAATTCTCTCAGCGCTGCTCTGGATATATTCATTTGTTCACATTGTCACATAGTGAGTGAAATGTATAGTTTTTTATTATATGGCCTAAGTATAATCAACTCATATTGATCTGTAATATATATCACTTTAATGGGCATTAGTGCCTCCTTTTGCAGCCACTCTTCATCCACATTTCTTGCAAACTGGATATCCATCTTCAAGGACAACCCCGCATTCATTTACAAGTACTGTagattttaacttttttctgGTGGGGGATAGAGGTAAGAATTTGTAGTCTCTGGCTCTTACATAAACGAGTGGAGTCTAGCAGTCACGCCAAATTAAGTTGCATGTGCACAGGTGAGAtctgctttattattttttccccaaaactGTGGATAAGCAAATGTTTACGGTATGGTAATCGTGAAAGTTAATATCATGGCATACCGCCATATCGGTATACTGTTACAACCCACATTTTTATAAATGGAGTTTTTCCCTCCTTCGTTAAAAAATCTCCGCGTCCACACGAACATACAAAAACCTGCTATGAAGCGCTGTCAATAGACAAGTTTCCCGGGTGAAATATGCGAGCCGCCGTTAGCATTTCACTCCGCCAACGACTTCCGGTTAGCATCTTTTACTGTCTTTTGTATAGCGTGCAGAAAAAATAAACTATGGATGGTGTTACACGCCGACACAGCTCTGGGACATATTGAAATTTGTCTATAGCATGCCAAATTAACAGACGCCGATATATCCCTAACTGTAAAGTCATGTTAGCCAATCTGAAGCCATTGTTCAGTTTCCCATCAGCACGTCACAGGCCAAAAACGACAAGGCTGCAACCAGAGTTTCTAAAAATCTTCACCCTGGCAggagttttataaaagtttggtTTCAGTCACATAATACTGTGTTTGCGTGTGGACGAATGGCCAAACCACATAGAAAAAGTACGGTTTAAAAATGTCCAGTCAGGGTCCCCACTGTAAATTCCTGACTTTCCCTGACTAAAAATCTGAATTTCCATGATCTGTGTCCAGGATGTCGTGCGTATGGATAATGTAGTGTACACCATGAGTTTATAATAATGTATCTTAAATctgtgaaatgaataaacaaatgGTTAAATTATAGCAGAGACTGGGACCCGGAAATGGGATTCCTTACGGCacaagttaaaggaatagtctactcattttcaatattaaaatatgttattaccttaactaagaattgttgatacatccctctatcatctgtgtgcgtgcacgtgggcgctggagcgcgctgcgacgcttcgatggcgtttggcttggccccattcattcagtggtgccatttagagataaagttagaagtgaccaaacacatcaacgtttttcctatttaagacgagtagttatacgagcaagtttggtggtacaaaataaaacgtagcgcttttggGAGTatttcgactcggcgcagtaacaccctccctctcccattatgagagtgagaaggggagcggacttttcaggcgagtcgaagtactcccaaaagtgctattacgccataaaatatagttcctcttttaaatccgcttagtgtcgcagcgcgctccagcgcttacgtgcacgcacacagatgatagagggatgtatcaagaattcttagttaagggaataacatattttaatattgaaaatgagtagactattcctttaagtgcattacattttgataaataaacaattttttacaaattccctgactttcaTGTCTACAAAAAGACTTTTTAAAATTCCACGATATTTCAGAAATTCCATGACCTGTGAAAGCCGTGTTCAGTGTATGTGTGGAAAGATCACTTTTAAATCCATGTGAGAGTAAATGTGTGTGATGTTACTTACGGtagtttgtttgtgttgttgatgATGGCGTTCAGCACTCGATCAGTGAGATTCTTCAGGTTAGTGATGGAGATGTTCAGTCTCTGCTGTACCTCACTGTGACTCAACGCTTCCTCAACACTCACTTCATATGCTaaacaactacacacacacacacacacacacacacacacacacacacacacacacacacacacacgttagtATACAGGAATCTTTAAcagtatgtctgtctgtttgacCTATCTGACCATTCACAAGtatcaaacacacatacatgctGTCAAATCAGAGTTGATAACTGATAAATCTTTATCTTTCAGGTGGTTTAGAAACACCATCAAAATCCTCAACATCGAATCTCTCAACTGATACAAACAATCAGATAGATGGGATCTGATGTGTGTAGATTtttgcagcatctagtggtgagatttcAAACAGGTATGAGCGCTTAGTCCACCGTTCATTCCTCAATACTGAAATGCAAtcagaagctacggtagcctccacaggacaaacatgacatcatctCAGACAACTTAGTGATGAAACAATAGCCCTAAACATataaactgctctacagagttGATCTGTTCAGGACTTCTGTAGAAACACGATGGTGACTTTAATGTAAATAGACTAGcggtgtatggagataaaacAACAGTTCATTATGTGAGGTCTTTATACAGCAGATGTAGATTATAGCATTTCTGtcagtgcacctttaaaactgTGTTATTTGTGTTATTCTGACCTTTTCTGGCCTGTCTGACTCTCTGTCTGGTTAATCCAGCTTTTGTAGATCTCCACCGGGTCGGTCCGGATGTTGAGCGTTCGGTCATCCAGAACTTCTCTGATGGCTGGGCCCAAGATGTCCTTCAATGCATTCTGACCGCGAGCGTTACGATAGAAACTCACCAGCAGCTTAATGACGGTGGGGCTTCCGGTTACAACTTCCTGCGGCCGGTCCACCTTCACACTACAGAAGAAATcccacaatcaacacacacacttAACCCAACACAGAGATCACAGTGTTGTGTCACAGAGCTCTatagtgtttgtgtgtttattacctGATCTCATGTCGCAGGGCCGCAGTAAAAAGCTGCAGCAGCAGAAACGCCTCTCTGCAGTCTGAACCGTAGTTAAAGAGACCGAAGATAACCGTCTCCATAAACCTGGTGCTTTTATTCTGAGGCATCAGGAAGATCAACTGAGCCAGATACAAGGGCTGagtctacacacacacacacaagaaaaGGTGTTTTGTCACAATGcaaatttcaattcaattttattccTACAGCCCTACACACAGGGTcaccacaccttagttaacttcaaattcaaggactttccaggtccaataacctcaaattcaaggactaaaggTGGGGAGATTTCAAgcgagagcaaggttacattgtgttacctttaaagatacattgttacagttccctttcgagggaactcgcactgcgtcactgcagtgacactttggggacgcctccaagtgTATATccctgaatgtgtatatcaaattccaCCAAttgtgaggcttaacgacaaagacagggtgacgcgggagccaggaagtatatcgctatctgaaatattgccaaagacgccgttacagggacgcaggaagtatgtcaagagagacgcagcgtctcgttcccttctcagggaacaacagtaacatacgtaacccgagacgttttcatgtgtcaaaagcattttggtatgaatcaacattcacatacagaagatataagcatttaaagcaaacagtttaacacgtgtgtttaaaaagtctataatttttatgatattatcctacactacacagggaataatatggattttttccccagaaaacttcttgcataaaatagattcaagcactttcaatgacctgtatctatgtatgtttattttcaaaaacttcccaggaccttgaattttttcccccagattcacaaactttcaggGATTCCAagaacccgtgggaaccctgacacAGAATGTGCATTATCACAAAGCCACTTACACAAACATGTTGAAAGAGAGAAaacagaaatcatcatcatctcagatttaaacatcaaatgttaaAGACAGAAACTGATCAGTAACCTGATATAAAAACAGAGAACGACCTCCCTGTCTAATGAAGTCAAATAAACATGAGTatgtgtgagtaagtgtgtgtgtgtttgtgtacctgTAGTAGGTAGAAGAGGTGCTGATAGGCCTCCAGTTTCTCTCTCTTCTCTTTGCTCATTGATTTGAGGCCCTTGTGTTTGTCCAGCGCCATCATGACACAAAGCTCCTCTTTATTTTTCTTTGTGAGCTTCTTACAGTGAGACACCACCtcctacagacagacagacagacagagagacgcTCAGAACCACAGACATGAAGAGAAGCAGACTGTCACAGCTGACCTCTGCTGACCTGCAGCGTGACTCTGTTCCTGACGAGCAGTCCGATCTTCAGGTCCATGAGGTCCAGATCTGCCTCCAGCTGTCTGTTAGCTCGTATAGACCTCACAACCTCCTCTCTGAGACGCAGCAGCTCTCCCTCCTGACGGATGTCATTATCACCAAACTCCAACAGATGAGCAAACTTACGGACCACAGAAAGCGGCGGAGCGCTGGAGTGAACTGAAGACAGGATGGACACAGATCAATGAGAATAATGCTGTAAAGACAACCCCTAATACAAAGAGACACAAACTGATGGGTAAACAGTGAAATACATTCATGATACATGTTCAgatatttatttttgatttGGGAAGCACGTGTTAAGGAAACAGACCCAGCAGTCGGTACTCATCACGGGCCCTGCTGGCTCTGAAAAACGCCTGGATCCGGATGATAGCGGCAACCTGACAACACACAAGCATATGTCATACAttatcacacaaacacacacacacaaaaatgtagAGAACTGATGGTGGGTTCTCACATTTCTCCTGAAGTAATTGAGCCGGGCGAGATATCTCCTGCGGGTGAGCCACATCTTCACCATGGCCTGAATCTGAGAGAGGACAGTTATCAAACACATGTAACAAAACATACGCGACAGTTTCTGACAAACCCTGATGTTGTTATTGTCAGTAATTGAATTTTTAAAATCACTTTGGATAAGGGAGTTGGGTCGAGTACCACAACACACTTGTAgacaatcagcagtaaggggcgtgtctactaaacaacatcgttgcctgggtctatcaaatgaaggtccagattctattggggtaggagtgtgatttcaaatgtcaacattggctttcagagatcatacACCCCACCCTAAATGCTATAACAGCATCATGGccataccatatagatcatttattacagCATCTTAAAATGGCCACcttataggtgtgagcaaaaatgtgctgttattgtgtgtgtcctttaaaatgctaatgagctgatctctgcactaaatgcagTGCTGTAGttgtatagtgcagattaaggggtggtgttatataataagatccccttgtgacatcacagggggagccaaattttaatgagctattttttcacatgtctgcagagaatggtttagcaaaactaagttactgggttgatctttttcacattttctagcactgtggacccaattacagcacttaaacatggaaaaagtcagatttttatgatatgtcccttttaaGATACATGTCAGATAAACATTATGTTGTTGATTTGTATTAAAAGCagtattttgtgtttgtgttaccTTAACAATAGCTCTCCAGTTCTGATAGAGGTACTGCAGTCTGTGTCTGTATTCTCTCTGCTGTAGAAACCTCCTCCAGTGAGActaacacaacacaacacaacacaaacatgcATGACTCTTAGATGACACTTTCATGTTGTTCTCTTCTCATGCTACTCTACAAGGAGGCTCTCTATAATTGTATTAAAATTCTTCAAAGCATCTCTGTTGTGATTAATGGAATAAAGTCACATGAGTTTAAACGACACGAGGTTCATTCATTCTTCAAACTGCTCATTGACCAGCAGATAAGACTCACCTGAATAGTGATGACTGCAGGTAGCTGCGTGTTAAGAAAGTGTAGACGATCAGCTAGTTTCTGTCGAAGCAGGAATCCTCGCATGCGCGCCTGCAGGTGAATCACAAGCGTCTCACTGGCCTTCCACTGCACATCTCTGCTGTGAGCCGCTGTTACACTACTGCACACAGCCTGTCCGGGGAAATAACACAATATATAGTACTGCatactaaaacatttaaacagtgtgAAATAATATGCAGCATGGCACAATACTCATTTTATACAGAAGCATGCTTCATTTGTCAAATAACCATAACATGCTGCATGTTAAAATCATCTCatcagaaataaaaaattacatttgatatttgaaGGAAGTCAACTGACATCGTCTTAatttagcaccctcttctatactttaaataattactacgctcgctagtacagtttaatcttagccgctgtattgTGCTGCTCATGTTGTCCAtcaatttttctgtgttttctcctgtATCTATTAATGTgaagctttgaaacaattaaacaattgtgaaaggcactatataaataaaattgaataaaaagtgttttgtcaGCCTGATCAGAATAGTCAAGCAAGAGATTGCAGCTGATGTGCATTCATCATACAAGAAATGGAGGTCATGTCAAACACAGTGCATTGTGGGACACATGTTAACATGTACAGCAGTGCTGAGCTCTTTTCTTCTGTATAATGTGCTGTAGTGTCATGCAGGTGTGTGATGTCACCTGAATCTCCTCATGTGTCAGGCAGGTGCTGTTCTGAATGAACCCGTGAGGTCTTTCCCAAAACCCCTCCAGCTTCTGCAGGTGGAAGAAATAAGAGCTCCCGCCAGACAGTTTCATTCTCATCCACGGACTTCTGTTATCACCTGTTAAACGCACACATACACCCTGATCAAACAAAACCATCTCTGGGATCTCTCAGActtaagttaaacatttaaaaaaaaaaaaaacgagatGAGTGGTGTGATGGATTTATTCTGTTTTGTGTAGTGCACAGGCGAGTGTACATGAGTCCCTATGACCTGATGGGAACTTTCACATTTTCTTTTATATTAGCAGGTGGattttaagtaaggaataattgacgacgggccattgaattataagaaaataatgcacaccaaggtggtaatgcaggtgtgcattattttcaaataagtcaaaggaccggagtcaattattccgcttatcacacggttaccacaaacattgctctggtgcctatttttaagacatttgaaaaattaggtgtgcggtttacagaaaaataatcaacacccatagaacatttctcagccaatcagaatgcagcattcaacagacccgtgatataacacattttaaagtttCCATTAGCAGTTATAGTGATTGACTCACATCCGGCTCTATAATAAacagtgtgtttgtttgtgattcagtgatgtgtttgtgtattgcACTGACCCTCCAGTGTTTTGGCTCTGAGCAGGGCGGACAGCTCTGTCTGATACCCAGCAGCACATTCTGACACCACGCTCCGCAGCGCCACCTCGGGCAGACGCAAAACACGCACAGTCTGAGATGGGTTACCCTCTTTAACAGCCTGATTCACTGCTGCCAGTCCCAGACacactaaacacacacatacacattaaACACAGTTCAAAGGTAAAAGCAAACagtatgtatgtgtgcatgaGCTGGTCAACTTACTCTTCAGTGCTTTCTGAGTGTCCTGATTGGCCAATTTGACACCTTCCTGAATGTCATCCAACCAGAGCTCAGCTGCAGGGTCACGACTCAGCTACATAGACATGTTTAGATATTAAATTAGTATTTTCTCCCACAAACAGACATCGTCACAATACACAGCAAACGTGTAACACAAACAATCATTATTGAAA from Misgurnus anguillicaudatus chromosome 10, ASM2758022v2, whole genome shotgun sequence encodes the following:
- the iqgap3 gene encoding ras GTPase-activating-like protein IQGAP3; this encodes MEESVQVRSAYERLTAEEMDEQRIQNVAYQYLCRLEEAKRWMEACLHEELPAPIELEEALRNGVYLAKLGQCFAPEVVPLKKIYDLDQERYKATGLQFRHTDNINHWRNAMLKVGLPTIFHPETTDVYDKKNMPRAVYCIHALSLYLFRLGLAPQIHDLCGKVKFTEEEINNMKLELDKYGIQMPAFSKIGGILANELSVDEAAVHAAVIAINEAVDRGCVEVTGQALRNPNAMLNSLQDELVPVYQEMLRQARVQKATRARTIGNGSVEKDIYEEYLTQKEIQDSVNQVNMRAAVERVDEALDSGDSLVLLSALQNSSLALRGLIRDHSGWYLEQLSADREQKALDLGCVDALERDELQDGINVANEDAQRDRTMHHAVCKINEAVRHGDARQTVRALMNPDAQLPDVYPFAAELYQKELEPLQRQCPQGEMQQEELFVAVEMLSAVALVNQALEVRDVGAFSAALLSPAAGLADIDDSLIQRYFEELCVLKRKAGKSLLTWNDLQTGLNTINTAAHEEHEQILSINLINQSLCRNDPQKTLAALMLLSRGLEDVQSHNAIRYHDVLTRLKKRKAELSRDPAAELWLDDIQEGVKLANQDTQKALKMCLGLAAVNQAVKEGNPSQTVRVLRLPEVALRSVVSECAAGYQTELSALLRAKTLEGDNRSPWMRMKLSGGSSYFFHLQKLEGFWERPHGFIQNSTCLTHEEIQAVCSSVTAAHSRDVQWKASETLVIHLQARMRGFLLRQKLADRLHFLNTQLPAVITIQSHWRRFLQQREYRHRLQYLYQNWRAIVKIQAMVKMWLTRRRYLARLNYFRRNVAAIIRIQAFFRASRARDEYRLLVHSSAPPLSVVRKFAHLLEFGDNDIRQEGELLRLREEVVRSIRANRQLEADLDLMDLKIGLLVRNRVTLQEVVSHCKKLTKKNKEELCVMMALDKHKGLKSMSKEKREKLEAYQHLFYLLQTQPLYLAQLIFLMPQNKSTRFMETVIFGLFNYGSDCREAFLLLQLFTAALRHEISVKVDRPQEVVTGSPTVIKLLVSFYRNARGQNALKDILGPAIREVLDDRTLNIRTDPVEIYKSWINQTESQTGQKSCLAYEVSVEEALSHSEVQQRLNISITNLKNLTDRVLNAIINNTNKLPYGLRYTAKVLRDALQEKFPQATEDDLYKIVGNLVYYRYMNPAVVAPDGFDVVEFGVGSALLPGQRRTLGSISRILQHSAALKHFHGDSAHLHALNEYITRTHAKFRKFLRAVCDVPDPEERFNIDEYSETLILNRPVVYISISELLNTHRLLLEHQDSLCPHQSDPLHQLLQDLGSVPTIQDLVGEGQINPADPNIEQTLAKTEVSLTLTSKFDVFRSSDDQSDARGILLSTKQLIIDVIRTQPGDTLSEVLRVSASRDQEVQHGWMMHQRAQRDQRTPEKMKRNQSLVADGNLTLEEKKRKIQRNLRRLESLGILSPPDTHGQILQLIAKDIRHQRVYRQRRQAELVKLRQTLCGLQGKSSFHSEQVDYYNQYINTCLQNLTASKVKGKNVSENKSRKKKQQSALTYTAARLHEKGVLLEIEDLPITQFKNVIFDIVPAEQDGCFLVKARFMGVDMERFPLKYQDLLQLQYEGVAVMKMFDKAKVNVNLLIFLLNKKFFKK